Proteins found in one Miscanthus floridulus cultivar M001 unplaced genomic scaffold, ASM1932011v1 os_1588, whole genome shotgun sequence genomic segment:
- the LOC136534165 gene encoding extensin-2-like: MAVTKCKRTRNVQLTCTFLLILVVICSTSSSCQGQDQAQACRPRPNRPGPPPRPPPRSLLETSHHHHHRSPPPPPVPSSPPRSLSEVSHKHHHKSPPPPVVSLSPPLDLSKVAHHHHHSSPPPLPVPSSPPRSLFETSHHHHHRSPPPPPVPSSSPRRRLSEMSHHHHHWSPPPPPSVLSSQPHSLSETLSSPMAKSKPDTCYPYNNRFCLTHDCENMCKENGFVSKKKLQY, encoded by the exons ATGGCAGTCACCAAATGCAAGAGGACGAGGAATGTACAGCTGACATGTACTTTCCTGCTGATACTTGTGGTCATTTGTTCAACCTCTTCATCATGCCAag GCCAAGACCAGGCCCAGGCATGCCGCCCTCGTCCCAACAGGCCTGGGCCACCACCGCGGCcac CACCACGCAGTTTGTTAGAGACGTCGCACCATCATCATCACAggtcgcctccgcctccgccagtGCCGTCATCTCCACCACGCAGTTTGTCTGAGGTGTCACACAAACATCACCACAAGTCACCACCACCGCCGGTGGTGTCGTTGTCACCACCACTCGATTTGTCTAAGGTggcacaccaccatcaccacagtTCGCCACCACCGCTGCCAGTGCCTTCATCACCACCACGCAGCTTGTTCGAGACATCACACCATCATCACCACAGGTCACCGCCTCCCCCACCAGTGCCGTCGTCGTCACCACGACGCCGCTTGTCCGAGATGTCGCACCATCATCACCATTGGtcacctccaccaccgccatcagTGCTGTCATCGCAACCACATAGTTTGTCTGAGACATTGTCTTCTCCAATGGCAAAGTCAAAGCCCGATACGTGCTATCCCTACAATAACAGATTCTGTCTGACTCATGACTGCGAGAACATGTGCAAGGAAAACGGCTTTGTATCCAAGAAAAAGCTACAGTATTGA